A region from the Cannabis sativa cultivar Pink pepper isolate KNU-18-1 chromosome 9, ASM2916894v1, whole genome shotgun sequence genome encodes:
- the LOC115724069 gene encoding peroxidase 24-like, which translates to MNIMKGTYHIIVMVVSFLVVVSGRDYDDDHHQEKGGNNKGDYRHMYKNHGGVGLRMNFYGKSCKTLEKTVRDITWAKVSADPTMAAKLLRLHYHDCFVRGCDASILIDPLNSDDNTTEKNAIQNRSVKGYEVIDEIKEKLTTECPDAQISCADIVALTARDAVSYPNKKPLWPVFTGRRDGRVSLATEASRDLPSASSNFNTLSTHFARFNLDETDLVALSGAHTLGVTHCPLMFRRLYNFTGKGDTDPALNQDYATELMAKCPPPANPRTTVEMDPKSSLSFDSHYYVGLTEYKGAFSSDAALLTNRRAARLVRSFRDFNTFKIAFGRSMVHMGATGVLTGDEGEIRTNCRVIN; encoded by the exons aTGAATATCATGAAAGGTACTTATCATATTATTGTTATGGTGGTTTCATTTCTTGTAGTTGTTAGTGGAAGAGATTATGATGATGATCACCATCAAGAGAAAGGCGGAAATAATAAAGGTGATTACAGACATATGTATAAGAATCATGGAGGAGTAGGGCTTCGAATGAATTTTTATGGAAAAAGTTGTAAAACACTTGAGAAAACAGTACGTGATATTACGTGGGCCAAGGTTAGTGCTGATCCAACCATGGCTGCTAAGCTACTAAGGCTACACTACCACGATTGTTTCGTCCGG GGATGTGATGCATCAATCTTGATTGATCCATTAAACAGTGATGACAATACGACAGAGAAGAATGCTATTCAGAATCGATCGGTGAAAGGATATGAAGTAATTGATGAAATTAAAGAAAAGCTTACAACTGAATGCCCTGATGCTCAAATTTCATGCGCTGATATTGTTGCCTTAACAGCCCGAGATGCTGTTTCTTACCCT AACAAAAAGCCTCTATGGCCGGTGTTCACAGGGAGGAGAGACGGAAGAGTGTCACTGGCCACAGAAGCATCAAGGGACTTGCCTTCCGCATCATCAAACTTCAACACTCTTTCTACCCACTTTGCCAGATTTAATCTTGATGAAACTGATCTCGTTGCCTTATCtg GTGCACATACTCTTGGAGTAACACATTGTCCATTAATGTTCCGGAGGCTGTACAACTTCACCGGAAAAGGAGACACAGACCCTGCTTTGAACCAGGACTACGCGACAGAGCTGATGGCTAAATGCCCGCCACCGGCAAACCCTAGGACAACTGTGGAGATGGACCCTAAGAGCTCTCTGAGCTTTGATAGCCATTACTACGTTGGTCTTACTGAATATAAAGGAGCCTTCTCATCTGACGCCGCACTTCTCACTAACCGACGCGCCGCCCGCCTTGTGAGAAGCTTTCGTGACTTTAACACTTTCAAGATCGCATTTGGTCGTTCCATGGTTCATATGGGCGCCACTGGAGTTCTTACTGGTGATGAGGGAGAGATCAGAACCAATTGCCGagtcattaattaa